GTCAGGTCCGATCTGGTATTCCGCAGGGAAAAGCTGGCTGACCCCGTTGACCTTGATCACAGTTGAACCGGCGCCTGTAACTTTAGCTCCTACCTGATTCAGAAAATTGGCTAGTTCGATGATTTCCGGTTCCCTGGCGGAATTCTCAATGATCGTCTCCCCTTCGGCAAGTGAGGCGGCCAGCATGATGTTTTCAGTAGCACCGACAGAGGGGAAATCCAGGAACATTTTTTTGCCCTTGAGTTTTACGGCTTCAGCTTCGGCATATCCGCCCTTGATCTGGACTTTGGCGGACAGCTCCCTGAATCCCTTGATGTGGATGTCCACAGGCCTGGAACCGATGGCACAGCCTCCGGGCAGGGAAACCTTCGCTGATTTGAGCCTGGCCAGCAGCGGACCCATGATGATGAAGGAGGCCCGCATTGTCTTAACCAGTGAGTAAGGCGCTTCTTTTCCATTCAGATTGGTTGAATTTATCGTCAGAGTGGAGCCGTGTTCCGTGATTTTCGCTCCGAGTATTGTAAGCAGGTTCTTCATGGTTCGGATGTCGCGAAGTTTCGGGACATTGTGCAGCACCACTTCGCCCTTGACCAGAAGGCAGGCAGCCATGATGGGCAGAGTGGCGTTTTTACCGCCTGAAATTGAGATTTCTCCCTTGAGTTTTTTTCCGCCAGTGATTTTAAATGCATCCATGGGATTTCCTTATTTTAGTTTTACAATTCCGAACCAATTCACCAATCACCATTCATCATTACTATGAACTCGTCCCAAAAGTATATCGGTATTTAGATTGTATATATTAGCCGATAGATTGACAAGTTTTACTTGGATCGGTATATTGACAGCGACTCTGCCTGGTCATATAATTTCGGGTGGAAAATACGGCATCTATAATAAATATTCTGGAGGACGGATGACTGCTAATTTGAAGTTCAGGATCATGATTATTTTCCTTATCCTGGGAATATCGCTCTGGTTCCTGTTTCCTACTGCAAGGTGGATTTATTATCATAAGATCGGAAGAGTCGCCCTGGATAAGATGTCTGAACTTGAGATCAAGGATCTTAAGAAGGGAACGATCAGTCTCGGC
This DNA window, taken from Candidatus Wallbacteria bacterium, encodes the following:
- the murA gene encoding UDP-N-acetylglucosamine 1-carboxyvinyltransferase; the protein is MDAFKITGGKKLKGEISISGGKNATLPIMAACLLVKGEVVLHNVPKLRDIRTMKNLLTILGAKITEHGSTLTINSTNLNGKEAPYSLVKTMRASFIIMGPLLARLKSAKVSLPGGCAIGSRPVDIHIKGFRELSAKVQIKGGYAEAEAVKLKGKKMFLDFPSVGATENIMLAASLAEGETIIENSAREPEIIELANFLNQVGAKVTGAGSTVIKVNGVSQLFPAEYQIGPDRIEAGTFMIAAGITGGELVLNPVNTGTLVSVIQKLRDAGMEINILDNNKLLARSGKKIQPVRIKTMPFPGFPTDMQPQIMSLLCFAEGTSVINETIFENRFMHVSELRRMGANIRVEGHNSIIEGVRELSGAEVMCSDLRAGAAIILASLAAQGESLVQRVYHVDRGYEEFEHKLLQLGAGIQRVKVPL